DNA sequence from the Augochlora pura isolate Apur16 chromosome 11, APUR_v2.2.1, whole genome shotgun sequence genome:
ataattcaatttgtttgatgcatgtatttatgtattaacataaatagaataatctttaaaagaaatgaattgaTGAGAAGAAAAGTCGATGACAGTAAAACTGTTTgtgaaaatacatatatttttaaattatttgtatcttctcattttataaaaataagaataacgATAGTGATTTAATTATGAACTCGAAATATGATGCACATATTGTTGATTCATAatcattcaattttaacatgtttatataaatgtgtGTTTGTGTATCGTTTAACTTTTTCATGTCgtatggaatatttcatggCAAAACCGGTGGTATGAAACATTTCGTTGAATAGCAAATCAAGAAAGCAATCATCTTTCTCCAAATTTAGGTCTGTTTCTAGTGAACACATTGCATTTTGTGTCACTGGAAGCCAATTGTCgatattagtaattttttctttttatcttccacatattaattaacaatattaaagtcGAAACAAAGCTGCAGGAATTATacagcaatttattaaaagcatttaaattattttttctcgcaaGGATTATATTGAATGATATAAATAGAGTTCTTAATAACAAAGAACACAATTTTGTTGGAGAACAGAATCACAAGATAGAAAGattgattttgttatatttatcagTTTGTAAGAATCTTCCAAAGATTACATTGTTGTATCATTATTGATATGATGCTATAATCAATAGAGAtagatttaagaaaatatttaaataaaatttagtgaactattaaaataaatcttagaaaataacaatatacaaGAGAAACGTGTCAAATATGTTCCTATGTTAATATAAGTAGTAGCTGAACACAAGTTGATAGAACTAATTTCTGTAGACGTAACAAAAGCAACTACATGATTCTTTATGATTAGTACATAAATAACAgcaatatataatgatattgatGAAGCATCTTGTTAACTTATGTTCTGACAACACCAAAGAACAAACTAACTcgatgtttatatttttaaggacTGATTCTCAAGGATGGATACATGAACTAATTGAAATCTATGAATACCAAGGCACCACTTGAGTGTTACAATTTGTTCCTTGGCTTTATCAAGAGACAAGTATTAaacgattgttttattaatataattcgaaaattctaaaatacaatcgaattttttgtaatataagtaatgatattataaatactttcTTATGTTCTCAATTTGTTTCATTGAATAGAGCAGCATTGTCAATAAGATTCAAAAGATGTTTCTTTAGATGTTCCTTACCATGtttatgcataaaattattgaaatcagTCTATTTGATGTAATCACGTATTAGTAGAGCTGTGATTATGTATGTTTACACTAACTTGTGGAATGAGAGGGGATGCAAGTGGTTTAGGTGTAGAAGATTCAGGAATTGGAATTGAAACTGCAGGAGGAACTGGAGAGTGTTTCTTAGCTCGTTCTTGTTGCCATGGCTTTGCATGATCTTTACTTAGCCTTTCACTTAAGGCTTTTAATGCTATTTGCCTGAAACAGTCAACATAATGGGAAatgtgaaaaaaataatattagaaaataaaattttataatgtaatgggtatattaaaaagtttagattattttagatataaaaatatacaacataCCTTCTCCTATCGCTGTCATGCGGATCAATACCAGGAAGATTTATAACCAATCCAGGGGGAGCATTGGACATGTCGAATTTTCTAACTACTTTTCTACATAATCCAATGCGTACAAAAAATCCATGTATTGTATTACTTACAAGGGCTATTGGTGGTTGTAATACATTGGGGAAAAAGCTATAAGAAAGTTTATTGTTATAGAACATATGAAAACATAAACTGattcaatatatgtatgtagagATATAATTTACCTTGCAAATGCAAAATTATCTGCCATATCACCACGTGTACCATTATTGTGTTTTTGATAAAATCTAAGATATATCcatgatattaataaaccaCTGAGGAACATGGTTGGATTAGTGCCTTCTAATAATCCAAACAACCACAATAATACTCCTAAAAACCATACCATCAATGGTATATTTCTATTCGTAATTTTTCCAATCGGTGTTTTAACTAAAATATGATCTGGCATTATTTGTTTCACAGCTACTGCAActcctaaaataaaatataaatgataatgtTACTGAATTGAGAAATCTAAATAACTTAAACATAATGAAGTATGCATAGCTCTGTGAATAGTACGCATTggtataaaaaatgtataaatacatatatatataatatcaacaCAAGACCTTCAATAGAAATTGTCAACTTATAAGGATCATACCTGCGATGTATCCAGTTAATCCATGAATGTGTATACCAAACAGTAAATCTGGATCGCTGGTACacatatacaaaaataaataaaataaagctgaCAGCACAGCGACGCCAAAATTAACTACCGCGAAGAAAGTCATCATTTCCATTGCGCCCCATAGTGGTTCGATCAATTTGCCACAAAGTCCTACTGTGACGATGTCCACACATAATTCCCAAAAATGTATCTCAAGGAAACAAAAAGTAAACGCTGTCCAGATCCAGAAGGCTGGAGGCAGTAAGTAACCTGGTGTCACACTCAGAAGACGTATCGCTTCcgacgaaaaagagagacaatAGGAAAACAAGACTACAAtgcatataaattttacactGGTACTGGTATTTCCTAAAAGGGCAGCGAATTGTTGCCTCAGATAGGGTATATTTCTACCCAGGCCCTTTATCGCTGCCATTTCTACCGAGCAGCCCCCTTAACCTCTTTGGAGAACCACTTGCGTTGGTTGCGACTTGACGTTTGCTACAGGTTTATCAAATCCACGTTCATGCTTTGCTCCATAGGTTCGCCAATATGGTGTGAGTTATGACTTACtcgattcaaaaatataaatcgtacGTATTTTCGAACACGATAGAGGCGTAAATACGTCAACTGAATGTATTTGCAATACCTCCAAAAAGGTATTTGTCATTGCAAGTATTGTGAATATACATGTAGCGAATCGTTCATTATCGTAATACAAAGTCTAATTAATGAAGTGAAAGTGGCTGATCAGTTATCTAATTGAATAATCAagactattaaatatattgattgCAATTTTGAAATACCGTCTCGTATTTTTGCAAATACTCACTCGAAGTTACCTTCTAACATGTGTTGGTAAGAGTGTTTTGTTTTTCGTCGATCAGTTATTAATgttcgacattttttaattttttggtgaattgttgaaaattggaaaagcCATTAATTCATGTTATCTTTGAAGTGGAATTATCAAAACGGTTAGATGCTGAATCATTTTTGGACAtgcgaaaatttttattcagcgTAACTATGCGCTGAACACTTATAATTTCGCACTTGAAGCAGCGAATGGAACGAACCTCAATTACAaggaaatattcgattatcGTGTGCATTGTgcatattatttagaattaatatccCTACAGCATGTATTGTTCAGTACTCTAAGAAGGAACCTTTCCGACTGATTAATGCCTGGAGTTTGTCCGCGCTGTAATCGCGAGGTTTACTTCGCAGAAGAAAAATTAGCTCTTGGCAAAGTTTGGCACACATTCTGCTTTTCTTGTCGTTAGTACTGCCTGCTTGATAAATGTCATTTAACTGATTCATATTCTATAAATgcttctttctattttattcgtatttacgGATGATAAAGTTTTGGAACTCCCTAGGTAACTGTCGAAAATTGCTCAATAGTTGTAACGTGGTGACGCATCTTGACGAACTATTCTGCAAGAGTTGTTACGTTCGTCAATCCCATTCAGCTAAcgatcataaaattataac
Encoded proteins:
- the LOC144476998 gene encoding transmembrane protein 115 produces the protein MAAIKGLGRNIPYLRQQFAALLGNTSTSVKFICIVVLFSYCLSFSSEAIRLLSVTPGYLLPPAFWIWTAFTFCFLEIHFWELCVDIVTVGLCGKLIEPLWGAMEMMTFFAVVNFGVAVLSALFYLFLYMCTSDPDLLFGIHIHGLTGYIAGVAVAVKQIMPDHILVKTPIGKITNRNIPLMVWFLGVLLWLFGLLEGTNPTMFLSGLLISWIYLRFYQKHNNGTRGDMADNFAFASFFPNVLQPPIALVSNTIHGFFVRIGLCRKVVRKFDMSNAPPGLVINLPGIDPHDSDRRRQIALKALSERLSKDHAKPWQQERAKKHSPVPPAVSIPIPESSTPKPLASPLIPQVSVNIHNHSSTNT